DNA from Streptomyces rishiriensis:
CGTCCGGCAGGTGCGGCAGGTGGTGGAAGGGCAGTTCGCCGCGGTTGAGTCTGGCAACCCGCTCGGGGTCGACGTCTATCACGACGCAGGGCCGCCCCGCCCTGGCAAGAGCACCGGCCAGTGAGTAGCCGATCAGCCCGAGCCCCCAGATGCACAGCTCCCCGTCGTCAGTCGTGGTCATGCGAGCTCCTCCCCCAGATGCCTGCACGCGGTCCGCCGTACGGTCTTCCGTCCACGCTCCCAGGTACGGGACCTGTCCATGCGGACGTCTGTCCCCGCCGATGCGGCACAGAGGGCTATGCCCGCCGCAGCCGGGAGTATGTCAGCGGAGCCTGTCCGTCCCGTACCGGGCGATCGAGCGCCGTGCGGGGCCTCGGCTACGAGTCACGGGCCAAGGAAGGTGCGGGCGAGGGAGCCTGGGATACCGGGGTACCGGGATGCCGGGCAACTCGACCGGCTGTGGTTCAGGTTCACCCGTCGGCCCGGGCGAGCGTTAGCCTCACGGCAGACGGGGTGTACGAGCGGGCAGAGAGAGAAGGCGGGCAGACATGGTGCGGGTTCCCAGTGCGGTGATCGCCGCGGGCGGGCTGGTCGGTGGGTACGGCGTGGCGCGGTGGACGCGGAAGCGACCGCTGGGCGGGGCCGTTCTCGCCGTCGCGGGGGCCGCGGCCGCGCAGCAGTGGCGGCGGCAGGCGGGCGGGAAGGCGGCCGGGGCGCTGAGCGTCGCGTACGTCGCCGCCTTCGCCGGGTCGCATCCGCTGGCGAAGAAGGTGGGCGCCTGGCCGTCGGTGTTCGGCGTGGCGGGCGCGGTCGCGCTCGCGTCGTGGGCCGTCGCCGACCGGCACGCCTGAGCGGAGGCCGCTCTCAGGAGGCCTGGTCGCCGGCCCCGGCGCCACGCACCTGGTTCCCTGGCCCCCGCCGGTCCGCCTGTCCCGTCTCCCCTGCTCCCTCCCCCGACCGGAACGCCCGCCGGTATCCCTGGGGGCTGGTGCCGACCACCTTGCGGAAGCGTTCACGGAAGGCCGTCGGGGAGCCGAAGCCCGCCTGGGCGGCGATGCGTTCCACCGGGTACGCCGTCGACTCCAGCAGGTACTGCGCGCGCCGCACCCGGGCCCGGTGCAGCCAGCGCAGCGGTGTCGTGCCGGTCTGCTCGCGGAAGCGGCGGTTGAGGGTGCGGGTGCTCATGCCGGCCCGTCCGGCGATCTGCTCCAGCGTCACCTCCCGGCCGCAGTTGTCCTCCAGCCAGGCCAGCACGGGTTCGAGAGCCGCCCCGGCGGGCGCGGGCGGCAGGTCGTGGACGATGAACTGGGCCTGACCGCCCTCCCGTTCGAGCGGCATGACCGACATCCGGGCCGCCTGTGCGGCGACCGCCGAGCCGTAGTCGGAGCGGAT
Protein-coding regions in this window:
- a CDS encoding GlxA family transcriptional regulator — translated: MHTVAVLVLDGVVPFDLSAPIDAFGWPRLPDGRPAYRVRVCSPAPSGEVSAGAFTVRAPYGLEALAEADTIILPGVANPPDELPIGVAEALRDAAAGGTRIASVCVGAFLFAATGLLDGLRATTHWIAARELAERYPKLTVDPNVLYVDNGQFLTSAGAAAALDMCLHMIRSDYGSAVAAQAARMSVMPLEREGGQAQFIVHDLPPAPAGAALEPVLAWLEDNCGREVTLEQIAGRAGMSTRTLNRRFREQTGTTPLRWLHRARVRRAQYLLESTAYPVERIAAQAGFGSPTAFRERFRKVVGTSPQGYRRAFRSGEGAGETGQADRRGPGNQVRGAGAGDQAS